A single window of Patescibacteria group bacterium DNA harbors:
- a CDS encoding insulinase family protein, with protein sequence MTKKESKNKNLKLQKSYFGWTVKRIENIKNDSMIFYELEHNETGARYVHLEADDKNNAFAVTFKTKPEDSTGVAHILEHTVLTGSEKYPVRDPFFSMLKRSLQTFMNAFTSEDWTAYPFSTQNKKDFYNLLSVYLDASFFPKISELSFRQEGWRYDFEGKRLVHKGVVFNEMKGVMSSPDRIMAEAIKQSLFDKSSYRVNSGGEPVKIVNLAYEDLKAFHKKFYHPSNAWFFSYGNLPLKKTLEQVSINVLSRFKREEQNNEFILEPRRQEENKLTIEFPVDREEEASKKYQTCVNWLICPGEDTYRVMSANLLFDILIGNTAAPLRHSLIESGLGNDMSDNTGYDSELRDTLFSVGLKEIKKGDVSKVKNLIYETLEGIKEKGIEEDLVKAAMHKLEISRKDISNLPYPHGLNVWLDMITPWIHSCDPLTLIEQEKNIAKLKKEIKKGRFFENLIDEYLLKNKHCSQVILKPSKELQEELIKKENFQLDQARKSLSNKEIKEIKDLAKNLEILQSSKEELNVLPIIELEDIDKTVEKLEKSKRISENFVKYRVDTNGLFYFSCLFDVKGIEKKEENYLPLLCYLFSRMGTKKRGYKDLANYLEINTGGINFSTPITSNKATGDLVSPFVVKGKSLEVNKTKLLEIFEEIILQTDFSNSSLLKRFLLEKIAGIESQVISSGHTYAITRAESSLGEVAETNERLHGISQLDFLKELAKDLSLENLKALSLRLEKIAKSFISSNKVKFVIFSYKEDDKVDNYVKEILSNFPKVNFIEKDKQVFSSKNLKETKEVPSAVSFVAASIKIPEINIEQKATFFVLAKMLARGFLHNEIREKGGAYGGFAEFSIFENIFSFGSYRDPNVENTLKTYARARDYILDLSISKEMMTEAIIMSISKLDKAKTKTEKAQSDYFDEYAGYDIEIKQNFRDAIFRVNPAKIKKVVKNYLPGDIKKMSVVVFGPRNIKI encoded by the coding sequence ATGACAAAAAAAGAAAGTAAAAATAAAAATCTTAAACTTCAGAAAAGTTATTTTGGTTGGACTGTAAAAAGAATAGAAAATATTAAGAATGATTCAATGATTTTTTATGAATTAGAACACAATGAAACTGGTGCGAGATATGTTCACTTGGAAGCAGATGATAAAAACAATGCTTTTGCTGTAACTTTTAAAACAAAGCCAGAAGATTCAACTGGTGTGGCTCATATTCTTGAACATACCGTCCTCACTGGTTCAGAAAAATACCCCGTAAGAGATCCTTTTTTCTCTATGCTTAAGAGGAGCTTGCAAACCTTCATGAATGCTTTTACTTCTGAGGATTGGACAGCCTATCCTTTTTCTACACAAAACAAAAAAGATTTTTATAATCTTTTATCAGTTTATCTTGATGCAAGTTTTTTTCCAAAAATTTCCGAATTAAGTTTTCGACAAGAAGGGTGGCGTTATGATTTTGAAGGGAAGCGATTGGTCCACAAGGGAGTTGTCTTTAACGAGATGAAAGGCGTAATGTCCTCTCCAGACCGCATCATGGCCGAAGCAATAAAACAATCACTTTTTGATAAATCAAGTTATAGAGTTAATTCAGGAGGAGAACCTGTAAAAATTGTTAATCTTGCATACGAAGATTTAAAAGCTTTTCATAAGAAATTTTATCATCCCAGCAATGCTTGGTTTTTTAGTTATGGAAATTTACCACTGAAAAAAACTCTAGAACAAGTTTCAATAAATGTTTTAAGTCGTTTTAAAAGAGAAGAACAAAATAATGAATTTATTCTTGAACCTCGTCGCCAAGAAGAAAATAAATTAACTATAGAATTTCCTGTTGATCGAGAAGAAGAAGCATCCAAAAAATATCAAACTTGTGTCAATTGGCTCATTTGTCCTGGAGAAGATACTTATCGTGTAATGTCTGCCAATCTATTGTTTGATATTTTGATAGGAAATACGGCTGCTCCCTTAAGACATTCTTTGATTGAGTCGGGTCTTGGTAATGACATGTCTGATAATACTGGATATGATTCTGAACTTAGAGACACACTTTTTAGTGTTGGTCTCAAAGAAATTAAAAAGGGAGATGTTTCAAAAGTGAAAAATTTGATCTATGAAACTTTGGAGGGGATAAAAGAAAAGGGAATTGAAGAAGATTTAGTTAAGGCGGCTATGCATAAATTAGAGATAAGCAGGAAAGATATTTCAAACCTACCTTATCCCCATGGTTTAAATGTTTGGCTTGATATGATTACACCCTGGATTCATTCTTGTGATCCTTTAACTTTAATTGAACAAGAAAAAAATATTGCAAAATTAAAAAAAGAAATAAAGAAAGGTAGATTCTTCGAAAATTTAATAGATGAGTATTTGTTAAAAAATAAACATTGCTCTCAAGTTATTTTAAAACCCAGCAAGGAGTTGCAAGAGGAATTAATTAAAAAGGAAAATTTTCAGTTAGATCAAGCTAGGAAGAGTTTATCTAATAAGGAAATTAAAGAGATAAAAGATCTCGCAAAAAATTTAGAAATACTACAATCTAGTAAAGAAGAGTTAAATGTTCTTCCTATTATTGAGCTTGAAGATATTGATAAAACTGTTGAAAAACTGGAGAAGTCAAAAAGAATATCAGAAAATTTTGTGAAATATAGAGTTGACACAAACGGTTTGTTTTATTTTTCCTGCCTTTTTGACGTTAAAGGAATTGAAAAAAAAGAAGAAAACTATTTGCCATTACTTTGCTATCTTTTTTCGAGAATGGGGACAAAGAAGAGGGGGTATAAAGATTTAGCTAATTATCTTGAAATTAATACTGGCGGAATAAATTTTTCTACTCCTATTACTTCAAATAAAGCGACAGGTGATCTTGTTTCCCCTTTCGTGGTTAAGGGGAAAAGTCTTGAAGTGAATAAAACAAAGTTGCTTGAAATTTTTGAGGAGATCATTTTGCAAACTGATTTCAGTAACTCAAGCTTGCTAAAAAGATTTTTACTAGAAAAAATAGCAGGGATTGAGTCACAAGTTATAAGTAGCGGCCATACATATGCTATAACCAGGGCAGAGAGTAGTTTGGGGGAAGTGGCAGAGACTAATGAGCGTCTACATGGTATTAGCCAGTTGGATTTTTTGAAAGAATTGGCAAAGGATTTGAGTCTAGAAAACTTGAAAGCTCTATCTTTAAGACTCGAAAAAATCGCCAAGAGTTTTATATCAAGCAATAAGGTGAAGTTTGTTATTTTTAGTTATAAAGAGGACGATAAAGTTGATAATTATGTAAAAGAGATCTTAAGTAATTTTCCCAAAGTTAACTTTATAGAAAAAGATAAACAAGTTTTTAGCTCGAAAAATTTGAAAGAAACTAAAGAAGTCCCTTCAGCGGTTTCTTTCGTGGCTGCATCAATTAAAATACCTGAAATAAACATTGAACAAAAAGCGACTTTCTTTGTCTTGGCCAAAATGCTTGCAAGAGGTTTTTTGCACAATGAAATAAGAGAAAAAGGCGGAGCTTATGGAGGCTTTGCAGAGTTCTCAATTTTTGAAAATATTTTTTCTTTTGGATCATATAGAGACCCGAACGTCGAAAATACTTTAAAAACTTATGCTAGAGCTCGTGATTATATTTTAGACCTTAGCATAAGTAAAGAAATGATGACCGAGGCGATTATAATGTCTATTTCAAAACTTGACAAAGCCAAAACCAAAACCGAAAAAGCTCAAAGTGACTATTTTGATGAATATGCTGGTTATGATATTGAGATAAAGCAAAACTTTCGTGACGCAATTTTTAGAGTTAACCCGGCAAAGATAAAAAAAGTTGTTAAGAATTATTTGCCAGGAGATATAAAGAAAATGTCCGTCGTTGTGTTTGGTCCGAGAAATATAAAGATATAA
- a CDS encoding DNA translocase FtsK 4TM domain-containing protein, whose protein sequence is MFKKKKKRKSIFKRLLGVFIPSWSLSRGARKGIFLIFFLLLGLLCLFGYLGKAGELGSLASIYLGVFFGYAKWSVPVLLFLTVIALARNDDDDFDGANVFGIGLFLISISGLLYFWNTEIGGGILGSAISPLLIDYLGSPVSAVLLSSLVLISLILILNTSLSNIIGEGSILFRMLIFLFGIIFYPLVSVFRAKPGMTKVERIEDDGYDLEFEDDKGAVIKEYDIEEDDKGHSLENNFELSDESSSHDLNEKDKKNFNWKKTNLKINIPLDLLRSKTKKPTSGNIVRYQEIIKQTLADFGIPINMGDVTVGPTITQYTFKPANGISVSRVKFYADDLAMNLAVHPVRIEAPIPGKPFVGLEIPNQTKVLVSLKEVLKSKVFTSRKSNTIIPMGRDVTGKVWLDDLVKMPHVLIAGQTASGKSVFLHSLIISLMFQNNPDDLKFVMIDQKQVELSMYDKIPYLIAPVITEHKRAIRALQWCVEEMDKRLTIINKAGCQNMLDYNKRKPNDSMPCLVVVVDELGDLLSTSKKEAEGAIIRLGQKSRAAGIHLVLATQRPSVDILSGLIKANLPARAAFSVTSSVNSKTILEHTGAEKLLGHGDMLYINSAMSKPVRIQGTYIDKAEIKEVVRYIKKKSGVADYEVEFEGKGQSDFDFGGEDEEGDVMMEEARKMILDSGKASATMLQSRLGIGYPRANRILDNLEKQGVVGPSIQNKPRDVFVE, encoded by the coding sequence ATGTTTAAAAAAAAGAAAAAAAGAAAAAGTATTTTTAAAAGACTTCTTGGGGTGTTTATTCCAAGTTGGAGTCTTTCTCGTGGTGCTAGGAAAGGGATTTTCTTGATCTTTTTTTTGTTGCTTGGTCTTTTGTGTTTGTTTGGTTATCTGGGTAAGGCTGGTGAATTAGGTAGTCTTGCTAGTATCTATCTTGGTGTGTTTTTTGGTTATGCTAAATGGAGTGTTCCGGTTTTATTGTTTTTAACTGTTATAGCTTTGGCTCGCAATGATGACGATGATTTTGATGGTGCTAATGTTTTTGGGATTGGACTGTTTTTGATTAGTATCTCTGGATTATTGTATTTTTGGAATACTGAAATAGGAGGAGGGATTTTAGGCTCAGCTATTTCGCCACTACTTATTGATTATCTCGGTTCTCCTGTGAGTGCAGTGCTTCTTTCTTCTTTGGTATTGATATCTTTGATATTGATTCTCAACACTAGTCTTTCAAATATTATTGGAGAGGGGAGTATTTTGTTTAGAATGCTAATTTTTCTTTTTGGGATAATATTTTATCCCCTTGTTTCTGTGTTCCGGGCTAAACCCGGAATGACAAAGGTGGAGAGGATTGAGGATGATGGATATGATCTTGAGTTTGAGGATGACAAGGGAGCGGTTATAAAAGAATATGATATTGAAGAAGACGACAAGGGGCATTCCCTTGAAAATAATTTTGAGTTGTCAGATGAATCGTCATCACATGATTTGAATGAGAAGGATAAGAAGAATTTTAATTGGAAGAAAACTAATTTAAAAATAAATATACCGCTAGACTTATTGAGAAGCAAAACAAAAAAACCAACCAGTGGAAATATTGTTAGATATCAAGAAATTATAAAACAAACTTTGGCTGATTTTGGCATTCCTATAAATATGGGGGATGTTACCGTTGGGCCAACTATTACTCAATACACTTTCAAGCCAGCTAATGGAATATCTGTTAGCAGGGTAAAATTTTATGCAGATGACTTGGCTATGAATCTAGCCGTCCACCCAGTTCGTATCGAAGCTCCAATTCCAGGAAAGCCTTTTGTTGGTCTTGAAATACCAAATCAAACAAAAGTATTAGTCAGTTTGAAGGAAGTTTTAAAATCAAAAGTATTTACTAGTCGTAAATCAAATACAATAATTCCTATGGGTAGAGATGTGACTGGAAAGGTTTGGCTTGATGATCTTGTGAAGATGCCTCATGTTTTAATTGCTGGACAGACCGCATCTGGGAAGTCCGTTTTCTTGCATTCACTTATAATTAGTTTAATGTTTCAAAACAATCCTGACGACCTAAAGTTTGTCATGATAGATCAAAAACAAGTTGAGCTAAGTATGTATGACAAAATTCCATACCTCATAGCTCCAGTTATCACGGAACACAAAAGAGCGATAAGAGCTTTGCAATGGTGTGTTGAAGAGATGGATAAGAGACTAACGATAATAAACAAAGCGGGTTGTCAGAATATGCTTGACTATAATAAAAGAAAACCAAATGACAGTATGCCGTGTTTGGTGGTTGTGGTTGATGAGCTTGGTGACCTTTTATCTACTTCTAAAAAAGAGGCAGAAGGGGCGATAATCCGGCTTGGTCAAAAGTCTAGAGCAGCGGGAATTCACTTGGTCCTAGCCACTCAAAGACCATCAGTTGATATATTATCAGGGTTAATTAAGGCAAATTTACCTGCTAGAGCGGCCTTTTCAGTGACATCGTCAGTTAACTCAAAAACTATTTTAGAGCATACAGGAGCAGAAAAATTACTCGGTCATGGTGATATGTTGTATATCAATTCTGCCATGAGCAAACCGGTGAGAATACAAGGAACTTACATAGATAAAGCAGAAATAAAAGAAGTGGTTAGATATATAAAGAAGAAATCAGGTGTCGCTGACTATGAAGTTGAATTCGAAGGGAAAGGGCAGTCTGATTTTGATTTTGGAGGAGAAGATGAAGAAGGAGATGTCATGATGGAGGAGGCAAGAAAGATGATTCTAGATTCCGGCAAAGCGTCAGCAACAATGCTTCAATCAAGACTAGGAATAGGATATCCAAGAGCAAATAGGATACTCGATAATTTAGAAAAACAAGGAGTGGTCGGGCCAAGTATTCAAAATAAACCGAGAGATGTTTTTGTGGAGTAA
- a CDS encoding class I SAM-dependent methyltransferase has protein sequence MNQEKINQNKKEGLGMYFSPEIAEKFAELEQNDKNFRVAQIVDGIIMQETKELDRPVYSAELGGGAHPDRYHEFFAKLLNEPRGHIDWVDVSSYMLELAKKYLETEEYEKRKEVTSFIKSDILEYLRVLDDEKLDISIMKYTIDHLDNLDALFELLSKKLKQKGKLVATMGNLSPELKSYSTNARYLYNGELFSDNKIKILKDGDNFTVKLFKISGEPNSGYLEGAETVKYYHSADKIKELAEAHGFEIYLGDWKGLLNKEVQEGEEMDQDVLVLTKK, from the coding sequence ATGAATCAAGAAAAAATAAATCAAAATAAAAAAGAAGGGCTAGGTATGTATTTCTCTCCCGAGATAGCAGAAAAATTTGCTGAGCTTGAACAGAACGACAAAAATTTTAGAGTAGCTCAAATTGTTGATGGGATAATAATGCAAGAAACGAAAGAGTTAGATAGACCTGTATATTCAGCTGAGCTGGGCGGAGGTGCTCATCCGGACAGATATCATGAATTTTTTGCCAAGCTACTGAACGAACCCAGAGGTCACATTGACTGGGTGGATGTATCTTCCTATATGCTTGAATTGGCTAAGAAGTATTTGGAAACAGAAGAATATGAAAAGCGCAAAGAAGTGACAAGCTTTATAAAAAGTGATATTTTAGAATATTTGCGTGTACTGGATGATGAGAAGCTTGATATCAGCATCATGAAATACACTATTGATCATTTAGACAATCTTGATGCCTTGTTTGAATTATTATCAAAAAAATTAAAACAAAAAGGAAAATTGGTAGCTACGATGGGGAATTTAAGCCCAGAACTAAAAAGCTATTCAACCAATGCCAGATATCTATATAACGGTGAGCTGTTTTCCGATAATAAGATAAAGATCTTAAAAGATGGCGATAATTTTACTGTTAAACTTTTCAAAATTTCTGGTGAGCCAAACTCGGGATATCTTGAGGGAGCCGAAACTGTTAAATATTATCATTCAGCTGATAAAATAAAAGAATTAGCCGAAGCTCACGGGTTTGAGATATATTTAGGAGATTGGAAGGGGCTTCTAAATAAAGAAGTCCAGGAAGGGGAAGAAATGGATCAAGATGTTTTGGTGTTAACTAAGAAATAA
- a CDS encoding tetratricopeptide repeat protein, which produces MEIKNSLRKKQLKEFVDDNHHEVMDDFYDIYESEMSDNEVEIELRRLIEVDEYFFDSYISLADILSHSNRVEEADELLQAAYTKALMKIVDKDGNWPKELRWGYLENRHLMRVIEAYGFLCWRKGKTEQALFIFRKLLRANPLDNQGIRHYILAIRLGLDEDKWSRPFQAKNSFPGALDAFKMSDWFNRNVKKYSDEFDWWFKTNEEL; this is translated from the coding sequence ATGGAAATCAAAAATTCATTGCGAAAAAAACAACTAAAAGAATTTGTTGATGATAATCACCATGAAGTAATGGATGATTTTTACGATATTTACGAGAGCGAAATGTCTGATAATGAAGTGGAGATTGAGTTGAGAAGACTTATTGAGGTGGATGAATATTTTTTTGATTCTTATATCAGCTTGGCTGATATATTGTCTCATAGTAATAGGGTAGAGGAGGCGGATGAGCTGTTACAGGCTGCTTATACAAAAGCATTAATGAAAATAGTTGATAAAGATGGAAATTGGCCAAAAGAATTGCGTTGGGGTTATTTGGAAAATCGTCATCTTATGAGAGTCATTGAAGCCTATGGATTTTTATGCTGGCGAAAAGGGAAGACTGAACAGGCTTTGTTTATATTTAGAAAACTTTTGAGAGCAAACCCTTTGGATAATCAAGGCATTAGGCATTATATTCTAGCTATTCGACTCGGATTAGATGAAGATAAGTGGAGTAGACCATTTCAAGCTAAAAATAGTTTCCCAGGGGCACTTGATGCTTTTAAAATGTCAGATTGGTTCAATAGGAATGTCAAAAAATATTCCGATGAGTTTGATTGGTGGTTTAAAACTAATGAAGAATTGTAG
- a CDS encoding Fic family protein, giving the protein MNHKISIRFFDDREVRAVWDEKNNKWWFSVLDIIAVLTDQDDYAKARNYWKYLKAKLKKENSQVVSATTQLKLLASDGKRYLTDTLDYDGIIALGKTFPGTKANRFIDWFIHGDESIDGKSKTKAYALFESSLINSIEIGTTKGLQQIHAYLFGGLYNFAGKIRQKNISKNGFQFAMAQYLENTLKQIEQMPENNFEQIADKYVEMNVAHPFMEGNGRSTRIWLDLILKKSLKKCVEWSKIGKKDYINAMTHSSKNSIKIKNLFKNALTSKINNREMFMKGIDYSYYYEEED; this is encoded by the coding sequence ATGAATCATAAAATTTCAATTCGTTTCTTTGACGATCGAGAAGTTCGTGCCGTTTGGGATGAAAAAAATAATAAATGGTGGTTTAGTGTGTTAGACATCATCGCCGTTCTCACTGATCAAGACGACTACGCCAAAGCCCGCAATTATTGGAAATATCTCAAAGCCAAGCTCAAGAAAGAGAACAGTCAGGTGGTTAGTGCTACTACCCAACTGAAACTTTTGGCAAGTGATGGGAAACGATATTTAACTGATACGTTAGACTATGACGGGATTATTGCCCTAGGTAAAACATTCCCCGGGACTAAAGCTAACCGATTTATTGACTGGTTTATTCATGGTGATGAGAGTATCGATGGAAAAAGTAAAACAAAAGCTTATGCCTTGTTTGAAAGTTCTCTTATTAATAGCATTGAAATCGGCACAACCAAGGGCTTGCAACAAATTCATGCTTATTTATTTGGCGGTTTGTATAATTTTGCAGGAAAAATACGACAGAAAAATATTTCAAAAAATGGTTTTCAATTTGCGATGGCACAATATTTAGAAAACACGCTTAAACAAATTGAACAAATGCCTGAAAATAATTTTGAACAAATTGCCGATAAATATGTAGAAATGAATGTCGCTCATCCCTTCATGGAAGGCAATGGAAGAAGTACTCGTATTTGGCTTGATTTAATATTGAAAAAAAGCCTTAAAAAATGTGTGGAGTGGAGTAAAATAGGCAAAAAAGATTATATAAATGCAATGACACATAGCTCCAAAAATAGTATAAAAATAAAAAATTTATTTAAAAATGCTCTTACTAGTAAAATTAACAATCGTGAAATGTTTATGAAAGGAATAGACTACTCTTATTATTATGAAGAAGAAGATTAG
- a CDS encoding DUF4065 domain-containing protein: MIKHLLVQKLRKKNGFSQSFVAEKIGVSRPTYEKIENGETELRISEAEKLSRLFGMSLQDLLANREESVKVKIIESKKKKSNKDIEIRVEEKDLKKFKQVLLYILEKVGAKPNVGETVVYKLLYFIDFDYYEKFEENLMGATYIKNHYGPTPVEFKKIVDKMQKDGELEMIKSKHFQYEQKKYLPLKSANLKNLSAQETSHIDDVLSRLAGKSAKELSAYSHTDTPWMIHEDGEKIRYESVFYRDNDHSVRNYEDEL; this comes from the coding sequence ATGATTAAGCATCTACTTGTCCAAAAGTTAAGAAAAAAGAATGGCTTTAGCCAGTCTTTTGTTGCAGAGAAAATTGGAGTCTCTCGACCAACCTATGAAAAGATTGAGAATGGTGAGACTGAACTCAGGATATCTGAAGCGGAGAAATTGTCTAGACTTTTTGGGATGAGCTTACAGGATCTTTTAGCCAACAGGGAAGAATCTGTAAAAGTTAAAATAATAGAGAGTAAAAAGAAGAAATCTAACAAAGATATTGAGATTCGTGTTGAGGAGAAGGATTTGAAAAAGTTTAAACAAGTTCTACTTTATATATTAGAGAAAGTTGGAGCAAAACCAAACGTTGGAGAGACAGTTGTTTACAAACTTCTATATTTTATTGATTTTGATTATTACGAGAAGTTTGAAGAAAACTTAATGGGCGCAACTTATATAAAAAATCATTACGGTCCAACGCCAGTGGAGTTTAAAAAAATAGTTGATAAAATGCAGAAAGATGGTGAACTAGAAATGATAAAGTCAAAACATTTTCAGTACGAGCAAAAAAAATATCTACCCTTAAAGTCCGCCAACTTAAAGAATTTGTCAGCTCAGGAGACATCACATATCGATGATGTTTTATCTCGTCTTGCAGGCAAATCTGCCAAAGAGTTAAGTGCTTATTCACATACTGATACACCATGGATGATACATGAAGATGGTGAGAAGATTCGATATGAATCTGTCTTTTATCGCGACAATGATCATTCCGTAAGAAATTACGAGGATGAATTATAG
- the dcm gene encoding DNA (cytosine-5-)-methyltransferase, protein MKTIKVVELFAGVGGFRIGLDQASNKKIKYQTVWNSQWEPSTKTQHASDIYKERFGTEGHSCEDIQLVVKSKFKTIPQHDLLVGGFPCQDYSVARTANQANGLVGKKGVLWWSIFNILKKSGKNSPNFLLLENVDRLLKSPTKQRGRDFAVMLSSLASLGYIVEWRIINAAEYGFPQRRRRVFILAYKKGTTAYKEAKNTNPKEWINSKGIIASGFPVNKDDVEVDFFTLDADPAIVSRDFSSDSPKISPFHNAGIMINSKIYTKKVTSKYDGKKIMLKDVLVNDKEVPEEFFIKKNTLERWKYLKNGKTENRKTKDGFEYNYSEGGMIFPDNLNNASRTIVTGEGGSSPSRFKHVIKIKNGRLRRLLPIELERLNMFPDNHTEGVPDTKRAYIMGNALVVGVVKKIGEALRDFI, encoded by the coding sequence ATGAAAACAATAAAAGTAGTTGAATTATTTGCGGGAGTTGGAGGCTTTAGAATAGGCCTTGACCAAGCAAGTAATAAGAAAATTAAATATCAAACTGTTTGGAATAGCCAATGGGAGCCAAGCACAAAGACTCAGCATGCTTCAGATATATATAAAGAACGTTTTGGTACAGAGGGTCACTCTTGTGAAGATATTCAGCTTGTTGTAAAAAGCAAATTTAAGACAATACCACAACACGATTTATTGGTCGGTGGTTTTCCTTGCCAGGATTATTCTGTTGCACGTACAGCAAATCAGGCAAACGGTTTAGTTGGTAAAAAGGGTGTTTTGTGGTGGTCTATTTTTAATATTTTGAAAAAAAGTGGTAAAAACTCACCTAATTTTTTATTGTTAGAGAATGTTGATAGACTTCTTAAATCTCCAACTAAACAAAGAGGACGAGACTTTGCAGTAATGCTTTCATCTTTAGCTTCTTTGGGGTACATTGTAGAATGGAGAATAATTAATGCAGCAGAATATGGTTTTCCTCAACGAAGAAGACGAGTTTTTATTTTAGCCTACAAAAAAGGAACCACTGCATATAAAGAAGCTAAAAATACAAATCCTAAAGAATGGATAAATTCAAAAGGCATAATAGCATCTGGTTTCCCTGTTAATAAGGATGATGTTGAAGTTGATTTTTTTACTCTAGATGCAGACCCTGCTATTGTTTCAAGGGATTTTTCTAGCGATTCTCCAAAAATTAGTCCTTTCCATAACGCAGGGATAATGATTAATAGTAAAATTTATACAAAAAAAGTAACTTCAAAGTATGATGGTAAAAAGATTATGTTAAAAGACGTTCTTGTGAATGATAAAGAGGTGCCAGAAGAGTTTTTTATTAAGAAAAACACCCTTGAGCGTTGGAAATATTTAAAAAATGGGAAAACTGAAAATAGAAAAACAAAAGATGGTTTTGAGTATAACTATTCTGAAGGTGGAATGATTTTTCCTGATAATTTGAATAACGCATCTCGAACAATTGTTACAGGAGAAGGAGGGTCATCCCCTTCAAGATTTAAGCATGTAATTAAAATAAAAAATGGACGTTTACGAAGATTACTTCCGATAGAATTAGAGAGATTAAATATGTTTCCAGATAACCACACAGAAGGTGTCCCAGACACGAAGAGAGCCTATATTATGGGGAATGCTCTTGTTGTTGGGGTTGTGAAAAAAATAGGAGAAGCATTAAGAGATTTTATATAA
- a CDS encoding Sau3AI family type II restriction endonuclease, with protein MERVIMTKTYTTKESVLTEAQKILGRSLRSVMSDDGVDLEEIEQRLLKYGSRRKGLLGELVEEFVFGLDVNNRAEADFKIAGIELKTNPLKAHAVKKYVSKERLVFSMINYDEVINESWETSSFLKKNKVLLLMFYLWLKEQDILDYKFKFVHLLDLLDDISEEDIYQIQKDWEYIVGKIKRGEAHLLSEGDTYYLGACTKAANSRVVRDQPMARTPAKPRAFSFKQQYLNFLIQKELLGKDISTESIFKKKRRLATVEDVVKEKFAQFIGKTDTEIKKAVKWDLKKEPKQWKRLLVNRMLGVKSNRIEELEKANITLKAITLEHTGVLTESLSFPAFDYKDLVTQVWYDEEEEEMSEFHAQLETKRFLFAVFQKQKGSEEIVFKKFLFWNFPIEDMSEAEDVWNKTIDCINEDRYEDLPKISDNDVAHVRPHGKDSRDTAETPQGTQEMKKSFWLNAKYIQKVLENIS; from the coding sequence ATGGAAAGAGTAATAATGACTAAAACATACACCACAAAAGAATCAGTACTTACCGAAGCTCAAAAAATTCTTGGGCGATCTTTGCGTTCAGTAATGTCTGACGATGGAGTTGACCTAGAAGAAATTGAGCAAAGACTTTTGAAATATGGAAGCCGAAGAAAGGGTCTTCTCGGTGAGTTGGTGGAAGAGTTTGTATTTGGTTTGGATGTTAATAATAGAGCAGAGGCAGATTTCAAAATTGCGGGAATAGAATTAAAGACAAACCCACTCAAAGCGCATGCGGTGAAAAAATATGTTTCAAAGGAAAGACTTGTTTTTTCAATGATTAACTATGATGAGGTGATTAATGAATCGTGGGAGACAAGCTCATTTCTCAAGAAGAACAAAGTTCTTTTGTTAATGTTCTATCTGTGGCTTAAAGAGCAAGACATCCTAGACTATAAATTTAAGTTTGTGCATTTACTTGATTTACTCGATGATATTTCCGAGGAAGATATTTACCAAATACAAAAAGACTGGGAATATATTGTTGGAAAAATAAAACGAGGAGAGGCACATTTATTGTCTGAAGGAGATACATATTACTTGGGAGCTTGCACGAAAGCTGCAAATAGTAGAGTTGTGCGCGACCAGCCTATGGCGAGGACACCTGCTAAGCCAAGAGCTTTTTCTTTTAAACAACAATATCTTAATTTCTTAATCCAAAAAGAGTTGCTTGGAAAAGATATTAGCACTGAGTCAATCTTTAAAAAAAAGCGACGGCTGGCTACTGTTGAAGACGTTGTGAAAGAAAAATTTGCACAATTCATTGGAAAAACTGATACCGAAATAAAGAAAGCTGTAAAATGGGATCTTAAGAAAGAACCAAAACAATGGAAACGATTATTGGTAAACAGAATGCTTGGAGTTAAATCAAATAGGATTGAAGAGTTAGAAAAAGCGAATATTACACTTAAGGCAATTACCTTGGAACACACTGGAGTACTTACAGAATCATTGTCGTTCCCTGCTTTTGACTATAAGGATTTAGTAACGCAAGTTTGGTATGACGAAGAAGAGGAGGAAATGAGTGAATTTCACGCGCAACTAGAAACAAAGCGATTTTTATTTGCTGTATTTCAAAAACAAAAGGGCAGTGAAGAAATTGTATTCAAGAAATTTTTGTTTTGGAATTTTCCCATAGAAGACATGTCTGAAGCAGAGGATGTCTGGAATAAAACAATTGATTGTATAAATGAAGACCGATATGAGGACTTACCAAAGATTAGTGATAATGACGTGGCACATGTGCGCCCACATGGAAAAGATTCTAGGGATACCGCTGAAACACCCCAAGGAACGCAAGAGATGAAAAAATCTTTTTGGTTGAATGCAAAATATATTCAAAAAGTGTTAGAAAATATAAGTTAG